One part of the Haemophilus parainfluenzae genome encodes these proteins:
- a CDS encoding virulence factor: MYAIAFDLDTAMLKELYPTESWQNAYGDVKKVLEAEGFDHQQGSVYFGGADMTAVKCVLAAQKLSQSYSWFKPSVSDIRMLRIEELNDLAPAL; encoded by the coding sequence ATGTATGCTATTGCTTTCGATCTTGATACTGCAATGCTAAAAGAGCTATACCCTACTGAAAGTTGGCAGAATGCTTACGGTGATGTAAAAAAAGTGCTAGAAGCAGAAGGCTTTGATCATCAACAAGGTAGTGTTTATTTTGGTGGTGCAGATATGACAGCGGTTAAATGTGTTTTGGCTGCTCAAAAACTTTCTCAGTCTTATTCTTGGTTCAAGCCATCTGTATCAGATATTAGAATGTTGAGAATAGAAGAGCTTAATGATCTAGCTCCTGCATTGTAA
- the deoC gene encoding deoxyribose-phosphate aldolase, whose amino-acid sequence MDSKQLAQYIDHTALTAEKTEQDILKLCDEAIQYGFYSVCINSGYIPLAKEKLAGSDVKICTVVGFPLGANLSSVKAFETQEAIKAGAGEIDMVINVGLIKSNKWDAVKEDIQAVLTACHGVPLKVILETCLLTKEEIVKACEICKALGVAFVKTSTGFNKGGATVEDVALMKKTVGNIGVKASGGIRDTQTALAMIEAGATRIGASAGIAIVTGVSGNTSSNY is encoded by the coding sequence ATGGATAGTAAACAATTAGCACAATATATTGATCACACTGCCCTTACTGCTGAAAAAACAGAACAGGATATACTTAAGCTTTGTGATGAAGCCATTCAGTACGGTTTTTATTCAGTCTGTATTAATTCAGGTTATATTCCGTTAGCCAAAGAAAAACTCGCTGGCTCAGATGTAAAAATTTGTACAGTAGTCGGTTTTCCACTTGGCGCTAACTTATCCTCAGTCAAAGCGTTTGAAACCCAAGAAGCCATCAAAGCGGGTGCGGGTGAAATCGATATGGTGATTAATGTCGGCTTGATTAAATCAAATAAATGGGATGCTGTAAAAGAGGACATTCAAGCTGTCTTAACCGCTTGTCATGGTGTGCCGCTTAAAGTGATTTTAGAAACGTGCTTACTCACCAAAGAAGAAATCGTAAAAGCCTGTGAAATCTGTAAAGCGCTAGGTGTGGCATTCGTTAAAACCTCAACGGGTTTCAATAAAGGCGGGGCAACCGTAGAAGATGTGGCATTAATGAAGAAAACGGTAGGCAACATTGGCGTAAAAGCCTCTGGCGGTATTCGTGATACTCAAACCGCACTAGCGATGATTGAAGCAGGCGCTACTCGAATTGGTGCAAGCGCAGGCATTGCAATTGTAACGGGGGTTTCTGGTAATACCTCAAGTAATTACTAA
- a CDS encoding toxin: protein MSLQSLLYEMNGLRVKPMTRNEIEKMALPLAKHLKFTKWNKARQRFDDVLENVATIVNLEILSETEWQELTHNFTKGHFSPSEFTIRIPENTYILACKGDKDSLEIVLHELGHVFLMHQAYLHKADESPTINEDPEWQADTFAEIILEAMGYSITQISLDFGRLEM, encoded by the coding sequence ATGAGTTTACAAAGTTTATTATACGAAATGAACGGCTTACGAGTAAAACCAATGACCAGAAATGAAATTGAAAAAATGGCGTTGCCTCTTGCTAAGCATTTGAAATTTACCAAATGGAATAAAGCACGCCAACGCTTTGATGATGTATTGGAAAATGTGGCAACGATTGTCAATCTTGAGATCCTGTCAGAGACCGAATGGCAGGAACTTACCCATAACTTCACCAAAGGGCATTTCAGCCCAAGCGAGTTTACCATTCGTATTCCTGAAAATACCTATATTCTTGCCTGTAAAGGCGATAAAGATTCACTCGAAATTGTGTTGCATGAACTCGGACACGTTTTTCTAATGCACCAAGCCTATTTACACAAAGCAGACGAGTCACCTACAATCAATGAAGATCCCGAATGGCAGGCAGACACCTTTGCAGAAATTATTTTAGAAGCAATGGGGTACTCAATTACACAAATCTCACTAGATTTCGGTCGGCTAGAAATGTAA
- a CDS encoding VENN motif pre-toxin domain-containing protein → MHCGIVIDSASNVISTALAGRPAAEVVASGLSPAVNNQIKKATTDAKGNVNTALNLTAHALWGAVEAYAGNRNVAAGAAGAAGGEAAAHFLASTLYNKSPEKLSEEEKRTVSSLSQVAAGIAGGSLSDSSDGAIIAAKTAKDAVENNFFDQAYKSTDYANGLVANATVQTQLSEATRQAAEEFEKAHPELVKNLRTTGDVGAFLADFTPIIGDIKSFVEAENGIDYALATVGLIPGADVVTKPLKEAKNALNMAKAAEKAGNVAEAIKYQKEAIKQFESVKALDVDSYKVLKARSVVGDNLDLDHIPSFAAQIKSLEKSLGRQLTREEKYKLKNEATAIAIPKEVHKNSRTYGGRNTSSQTLKDSKDLCGAQCLDLEQNKNNLLNYGFDEDDINQAIEKALTSTCFPFFSFATRCLKIISCLFD, encoded by the coding sequence TTGCACTGTGGCATTGTCATTGATTCAGCATCAAATGTTATCAGCACCGCTTTAGCCGGCAGACCGGCAGCGGAAGTGGTGGCTTCAGGATTATCACCTGCGGTGAATAATCAAATTAAGAAAGCAACAACAGATGCAAAAGGCAATGTGAATACTGCCCTCAATTTGACTGCTCATGCACTTTGGGGCGCAGTAGAGGCTTATGCGGGCAATCGTAATGTTGCTGCTGGTGCTGCGGGTGCAGCAGGCGGAGAGGCGGCGGCTCATTTCTTAGCGTCAACACTTTATAATAAATCACCTGAAAAGCTTAGCGAAGAAGAAAAACGTACAGTATCTTCTTTAAGCCAAGTGGCGGCGGGTATTGCTGGTGGTAGTTTATCAGATAGCTCTGATGGGGCGATTATTGCAGCTAAAACAGCGAAAGATGCGGTAGAGAATAACTTCTTTGACCAAGCGTATAAATCCACGGATTATGCTAACGGTTTAGTCGCAAATGCCACAGTGCAAACTCAGTTAAGCGAAGCGACGCGTCAAGCTGCGGAAGAATTTGAAAAAGCGCATCCTGAATTGGTTAAAAACTTAAGAACCACGGGTGATGTAGGTGCATTTTTAGCGGACTTTACGCCGATAATTGGAGATATAAAATCCTTTGTAGAAGCGGAAAATGGTATTGACTATGCGTTGGCAACAGTAGGGTTGATTCCCGGTGCGGATGTTGTGACGAAGCCGTTAAAAGAGGCGAAGAACGCACTTAACATGGCGAAAGCTGCTGAAAAAGCGGGGAATGTTGCCGAGGCGATTAAGTATCAAAAAGAAGCGATTAAACAATTTGAGAGTGTTAAAGCATTGGATGTAGATAGTTATAAAGTTTTAAAAGCACGTTCAGTCGTAGGAGATAATCTTGATTTAGATCATATTCCATCATTTGCTGCTCAGATTAAAAGCCTAGAAAAAAGCTTAGGACGACAATTAACAAGAGAGGAAAAATATAAATTAAAAAATGAGGCAACAGCAATAGCCATCCCTAAAGAAGTTCATAAGAATAGTAGAACGTATGGTGGAAGGAATACTTCTAGTCAAACATTGAAAGATTCTAAAGATTTATGTGGAGCTCAATGTTTAGATTTAGAACAGAATAAAAATAATCTATTAAATTATGGATTTGATGAGGATGATATTAATCAAGCTATAGAGAAGGCGTTGACTTCCACCTGTTTCCCATTCTTTAGCTTTGCGACTCGCTGTCTCAAAATTATCTCGTGCTTGTTTGACTAA
- a CDS encoding helix-turn-helix domain-containing protein, translated as MALTEFGKAVRKARIDAGETLLSMAETIGASPAFLSGMETGRKKVPTEWVEKIANYFKDKNVQTEDLQELAHISNDAIPVEGLPLQQQMMVAGFAKSAMTAEQLTKFAELLKEIHSEKGE; from the coding sequence ATGGCACTTACAGAATTCGGCAAAGCAGTCCGCAAAGCTCGGATTGATGCCGGTGAAACACTACTTAGTATGGCAGAGACTATCGGAGCCAGTCCAGCATTTTTAAGCGGAATGGAAACCGGTCGTAAAAAAGTCCCGACTGAATGGGTAGAAAAAATTGCTAACTACTTTAAAGACAAAAACGTACAAACTGAAGACTTGCAAGAATTGGCCCATATTTCTAATGACGCTATTCCTGTAGAAGGTTTGCCATTACAACAGCAAATGATGGTAGCAGGTTTCGCCAAATCTGCGATGACCGCAGAGCAACTCACCAAATTTGCCGAATTATTAAAAGAAATCCATTCAGAAAAGGGAGAGTAA
- a CDS encoding protein disulfide oxidoreductase, whose product MKIKTLLKNAISLLLTLIIVSSILDFIRKPNIPPEINATALYDLQGNAFFLPQLDQAKPTIIYFWGSWCGYCRYTSPAINSLSEEGYPVVSVALRSGSNKDVEDYLQTHHYQFTTVNDPQGKIADQWQVNVTPTIIILNKGKMDLGTTGWTSYWGLKVRLFFTEFFG is encoded by the coding sequence GTGAAAATTAAAACCTTATTAAAAAATGCGATTTCGCTCCTGCTGACGTTAATTATCGTGAGCAGTATTCTCGATTTTATTCGTAAACCCAATATTCCACCTGAAATCAATGCGACAGCACTTTATGATTTACAGGGGAATGCCTTCTTTTTACCTCAATTAGATCAAGCTAAGCCGACGATCATTTATTTCTGGGGAAGTTGGTGCGGCTATTGTCGTTATACTTCGCCAGCGATTAATTCACTTTCAGAAGAAGGCTATCCGGTAGTCTCTGTCGCGCTGCGTTCAGGGTCAAATAAGGACGTGGAAGATTATTTACAAACCCATCACTATCAGTTTACAACGGTGAATGATCCTCAAGGCAAAATTGCGGATCAATGGCAGGTGAATGTGACGCCGACCATTATTATTTTAAACAAAGGAAAAATGGATTTGGGCACAACAGGCTGGACAAGTTACTGGGGCTTAAAAGTGCGGTTGTTTTTCACAGAGTTTTTTGGCTAA
- the proS gene encoding proline--tRNA ligase — MRTSQYLFSTLKETPAEAAIVSHQLMLRAGMIRPLASGLYNWMPTGWRVLRKVEKIIREEMDKSGALEIKMPVVQPAELWEESGRWEQYGPELLRFEDRGNRNFVLGPTHEEVITDLVRREVSSYKQLPINLYQIQTKFRDEVRPRFGVMRSREFIMKDAYSFHADHASLQQTYDVMYQTYSNIFNRLGLDFRAVQADTGSIGGSASHEFQVLANSGEDDVIFSTESDYAANIELAEAVAIGERTAPTKAMELVDTPNAKTIAELVEQFNLSIEKTVKTLIVKGASEDQPLVALVIRGDHELNEIKAEKLPEVASPFEFADEAAIKAKIGAGVGSLGPVNLNIPVIIDRSVALVSDFSAGANIDGKHYFNINWERDVALPKVADIRNVVEGEPSPDGKGTLLIKRGIEVGHIFQLGKKYSEAMNATVQGEDGRPMVVTMGCYGIGVTRVVAAAIEQHFDERGIVWPTDEIAPFTVAVVPMNMHKSESVQEYAEELYRTLQAQGVEVIFDDRKERPGVMFADMELIGVPHMVVIGEKNLANGEIEYKNRRTGEKQMIAKDQLLDFLKGQIKA; from the coding sequence ATGCGTACAAGTCAATATTTATTCTCAACATTAAAAGAAACCCCAGCTGAAGCGGCCATTGTGAGCCATCAATTAATGCTTCGTGCGGGGATGATTCGCCCTCTTGCTTCAGGTCTTTATAACTGGATGCCAACCGGCTGGCGTGTGCTTCGTAAAGTAGAAAAAATCATTCGTGAAGAAATGGATAAAAGTGGTGCACTTGAAATCAAAATGCCAGTCGTGCAACCAGCAGAATTATGGGAAGAATCAGGTCGTTGGGAACAATATGGCCCAGAATTACTTCGTTTTGAGGATCGCGGAAACCGTAACTTTGTGTTAGGTCCAACACACGAAGAAGTGATTACGGATTTAGTTCGTCGCGAAGTGTCATCATACAAACAACTTCCAATCAATTTATACCAAATTCAAACCAAATTCCGTGATGAAGTGCGTCCTCGTTTCGGTGTCATGCGTTCACGTGAATTTATCATGAAAGATGCGTATTCTTTCCATGCGGATCATGCGAGCTTACAACAAACTTATGATGTGATGTACCAGACTTATAGTAATATTTTCAATCGCTTAGGTTTAGATTTCCGTGCCGTACAAGCGGATACCGGTTCTATCGGTGGTAGTGCATCACATGAATTCCAAGTGTTAGCAAACAGCGGTGAAGATGATGTGATTTTCTCTACGGAATCTGATTACGCTGCAAACATTGAATTAGCGGAAGCGGTGGCAATTGGTGAGCGCACCGCACCAACGAAAGCGATGGAATTAGTTGATACACCAAATGCAAAAACAATTGCAGAGTTGGTGGAACAATTCAATTTGTCAATTGAGAAAACGGTTAAAACCTTGATTGTAAAAGGGGCAAGCGAAGATCAACCGTTAGTGGCATTAGTCATTCGTGGTGACCATGAATTAAACGAAATCAAAGCGGAAAAATTACCGGAAGTGGCTTCACCATTTGAGTTTGCGGATGAAGCTGCCATCAAAGCAAAAATTGGTGCAGGTGTGGGTTCATTAGGTCCTGTTAATCTCAATATTCCAGTGATTATTGACCGTTCAGTGGCATTAGTGTCTGATTTCAGTGCGGGTGCAAACATTGATGGTAAACATTACTTCAATATCAACTGGGAACGTGATGTAGCGTTACCAAAAGTGGCGGATATTCGTAACGTGGTTGAAGGTGAGCCAAGCCCAGATGGTAAAGGCACCTTATTGATTAAACGTGGTATCGAAGTAGGCCATATCTTCCAATTAGGTAAAAAATACTCAGAAGCGATGAATGCGACCGTTCAAGGTGAAGATGGTCGTCCAATGGTCGTCACCATGGGATGTTACGGGATTGGTGTAACACGTGTGGTGGCTGCAGCGATTGAACAGCATTTTGACGAACGCGGTATTGTGTGGCCAACAGATGAAATTGCGCCATTCACAGTTGCCGTTGTACCAATGAATATGCATAAATCTGAAAGCGTTCAAGAATATGCGGAAGAATTGTACCGCACTTTACAAGCACAAGGCGTTGAGGTGATCTTTGATGACCGTAAAGAGCGTCCAGGTGTCATGTTTGCCGATATGGAACTTATCGGTGTGCCACACATGGTGGTGATTGGTGAGAAAAATCTTGCAAACGGTGAAATCGAATACAAAAATCGTCGCACCGGTGAAAAACAAATGATTGCAAAAGATCAGTTGTTAGATTTCTTGAAAGGACAAATTAAAGCTTAA
- a CDS encoding ShlB/FhaC/HecB family hemolysin secretion/activation protein yields MIFACLPNSLFANQTENFSRLNQIDATQQQRQQQIQQAQDKILQSQSDVRLDTTNNERLTLSNHEMPCYSVHRISLVDYSTTPTSSESQFQWAFDKAAHDLNLILPHCFVGEGLGILMKQIQNRIIEKGYVTTRVVTQEQDLRSGTLTLTVIPGKVGNTLVSDSSNVPRFTRLHVLTGLTFAKGDVLNVRDIEQSLENLKRVPTAEANIEILPSETDVGVSDIKISYQQAFPFRINLGLDDSGSTSTGKYQASGTLSLDNLFSVNDLFYTSFTHSLKSNNDEAGKRATKNLTFYYSIPFGYWTLSALQTYNRYYQEVFGAFNNNYLYSGKSNTTKATLSYLLYRDSKRKTSILGSFWSRQSQNYIDGAEIEVQKRRMAGWEAGISHKEYIGDATLELSANYKRGTGARGSIEAPEELWGEGTSRPKIMTAAIELTKPFMLGEQPWQYQSSWNAQWNKTPLIAQDRFSIGGRYTVRGFDGELTLSGERGWLWRNELAWNVNQKGHQLYLALDSGRVMGWSTESQLGHHLVGAALGLKGGFGRFYYDVFVGRPIRKPEGFRTSDAVAGFNIGYSF; encoded by the coding sequence ATGATATTTGCCTGCCTTCCTAATTCTCTTTTTGCTAATCAAACTGAAAACTTCTCTCGTTTAAATCAAATCGATGCAACGCAACAACAACGACAGCAACAGATTCAACAAGCACAAGATAAAATATTGCAATCTCAATCTGATGTACGTTTAGATACCACCAATAATGAAAGGTTGACATTATCAAACCACGAAATGCCCTGTTACTCTGTCCATCGTATTAGTCTCGTCGATTACTCCACAACGCCCACTTCCTCTGAAAGCCAATTCCAATGGGCGTTTGATAAAGCCGCTCATGATTTAAACTTAATCTTACCACACTGTTTTGTCGGTGAAGGTTTAGGTATTTTAATGAAGCAAATTCAAAATCGTATCATTGAAAAAGGTTATGTTACGACAAGAGTGGTGACCCAAGAGCAAGATTTGCGTTCAGGGACGTTAACACTCACGGTGATTCCAGGTAAGGTGGGGAATACGTTAGTTTCCGACAGTAGCAATGTCCCCCGCTTCACACGTTTGCATGTGTTAACAGGACTTACCTTTGCGAAAGGCGATGTTTTAAATGTGAGGGATATTGAACAATCCCTTGAAAATCTCAAGCGTGTTCCGACCGCCGAAGCCAATATTGAGATATTACCAAGTGAAACGGATGTCGGTGTCAGCGATATTAAAATCAGCTACCAACAAGCATTCCCTTTCCGTATTAATCTCGGTTTAGATGATTCAGGCTCTACTTCAACAGGTAAATACCAAGCTTCAGGTACACTCTCTTTAGATAATCTGTTTTCAGTCAATGACCTGTTTTATACCAGCTTCACCCACAGTTTAAAAAGTAACAATGACGAAGCCGGAAAGCGTGCGACTAAAAATCTCACGTTTTACTATTCTATCCCGTTTGGTTATTGGACACTTTCTGCTTTACAAACCTATAACCGTTACTATCAAGAAGTCTTCGGTGCTTTTAATAATAACTACCTGTATTCTGGTAAAAGTAATACCACTAAGGCAACACTTTCTTATTTACTTTACCGTGACAGCAAACGTAAAACTTCGATTTTAGGTTCGTTTTGGTCTCGCCAATCGCAAAATTATATTGACGGTGCAGAAATAGAGGTACAAAAACGCCGTATGGCAGGATGGGAAGCGGGCATTTCTCATAAAGAGTATATCGGTGATGCAACCCTTGAGCTATCGGCAAATTATAAGCGAGGCACAGGTGCAAGAGGCTCGATTGAAGCACCTGAAGAGCTTTGGGGGGAAGGTACATCTCGTCCTAAAATAATGACTGCCGCCATTGAGCTAACCAAGCCATTTATGTTAGGTGAACAACCGTGGCAATATCAAAGTAGTTGGAATGCACAATGGAATAAAACCCCTCTGATAGCCCAAGACCGTTTTAGTATCGGTGGGCGTTATACGGTGCGTGGTTTTGATGGTGAGTTAACTTTGTCCGGTGAGCGAGGTTGGTTATGGCGTAACGAGTTAGCTTGGAATGTGAATCAGAAAGGGCATCAGCTTTATCTCGCCCTAGATAGTGGACGGGTGATGGGTTGGTCAACCGAATCACAGCTTGGACATCATTTAGTGGGTGCTGCGTTAGGCTTAAAAGGTGGCTTCGGTAGATTTTATTATGATGTTTTTGTTGGCAGACCTATCCGTAAGCCTGAGGGCTTTAGAACCTCGGATGCGGTAGCAGGTTTTAATATTGGATATAGTTTTTAA
- the xylB gene encoding xylulokinase — protein MYIGIDCGTQGTKAIVLDSVQKKVIGVGYAKHELITQSNGRREQHPNWWIEALQQALQIALKQAKNLPHFSPNLVKGIGISGQQHGLVMLDKNDRPLYKAKLWCDTETATENDILIEKLGGQTAAFEKLGIICQTGYTASKLSWFRQNYPDKFANIRKIMLPHDYLNYWLTGKFCTEFGDASGSGYFDVVKREWKREVFKYLAPELNMDEVLPKLLSAEQKIGVIKPEIATLFGFNDNVIVSTGGGDNMMGAIGTGNIREGIATMSLGTSGTLYAYTQKPLLNLPPMIANFCSSNNGWLPLVCVMNITSSNKQLMNLLNIDIEELNQLAQQAPIGANGITILPFFNGERVPPLPNTKASILGLDSSNFTRENLCRAMMEGATFTLRYGLDLFHQAGLKTSQIRLIGGGAKSSFWRQMVADVMNSEVVCLQEEEAAALGGAIQAMWANGEGELKILCETFIHLDENSKTYPNLSQVKNYQSAYERYLKHLSQLY, from the coding sequence ATGTATATAGGAATTGATTGTGGCACACAAGGAACAAAGGCGATAGTGCTTGATTCTGTCCAAAAAAAAGTGATTGGAGTTGGTTACGCAAAACATGAATTAATTACACAATCCAATGGAAGACGTGAACAACATCCAAATTGGTGGATTGAGGCATTACAACAAGCATTACAAATTGCATTGAAACAAGCAAAAAATTTACCGCACTTTTCACCTAATTTAGTGAAGGGAATAGGCATTTCAGGACAACAACATGGACTGGTAATGTTAGATAAAAACGATCGTCCTCTATATAAGGCTAAGCTTTGGTGTGATACAGAAACCGCTACGGAAAATGATATACTGATCGAAAAATTAGGCGGACAAACAGCCGCATTTGAAAAATTAGGTATCATTTGCCAAACTGGTTACACGGCTTCAAAACTGAGTTGGTTCCGTCAAAATTATCCTGATAAATTTGCCAATATTCGCAAAATTATGCTGCCACACGATTATCTAAATTATTGGCTAACAGGAAAATTCTGCACTGAATTTGGTGATGCTTCCGGTAGTGGTTATTTCGATGTTGTGAAAAGAGAATGGAAAAGAGAAGTCTTCAAATATCTTGCGCCAGAATTAAATATGGATGAAGTGTTACCTAAATTACTTTCTGCCGAACAAAAAATCGGTGTGATTAAACCTGAAATTGCGACTTTATTTGGTTTTAATGATAATGTCATCGTCTCCACAGGTGGAGGCGATAATATGATGGGAGCAATTGGTACAGGAAATATTCGAGAAGGGATTGCTACGATGAGTCTCGGTACTTCTGGTACCTTGTATGCTTATACGCAAAAGCCATTACTTAATTTACCACCAATGATCGCAAATTTTTGTTCAAGTAATAATGGCTGGTTACCACTAGTTTGTGTTATGAATATAACCTCCTCAAATAAACAGCTAATGAATTTGCTCAATATTGATATTGAAGAATTAAATCAACTTGCTCAACAAGCACCTATCGGTGCGAATGGCATCACTATTTTGCCATTCTTTAATGGTGAAAGAGTTCCACCTTTACCCAATACAAAAGCGAGTATTTTAGGATTAGATTCAAGTAATTTCACACGAGAAAATCTTTGTCGAGCAATGATGGAAGGTGCCACTTTTACGCTTCGCTATGGCTTAGATTTATTTCATCAAGCAGGACTCAAAACCTCACAAATTCGCCTAATTGGAGGTGGAGCGAAAAGCTCATTTTGGCGGCAAATGGTTGCTGATGTGATGAATTCCGAAGTGGTATGTTTGCAGGAAGAAGAAGCTGCTGCATTAGGAGGAGCAATTCAAGCTATGTGGGCAAATGGAGAAGGAGAACTAAAAATTTTATGCGAAACCTTCATTCACTTAGATGAAAACTCCAAAACTTACCCCAACTTATCACAGGTGAAAAATTATCAAAGTGCTTACGAGCGTTATTTAAAACATTTATCACAGTTATACTAA
- the deoR gene encoding DNA-binding transcriptional repressor DeoR, translated as MDRKNNSRIKSLEFILRTMSSIKLRDAANILSVSEMTLRRDLSIEGCPLILLGGHIVRTPQNHHEANYLIFEQETKNLKEKMTIGKAAAELVENGDVIFFDCGSTIPFIASQIKSDIKFTALCCSLNTFTILQEKSNCEVILAGGSYSSHNSFFTPINNSEIESILTTKAFISAAGVSDEYGVSCFDYDEAKVKKVAMKKSRKNILVFDHTKINQVKKAYIGDLNQFDLLICDKELPKNFYEKK; from the coding sequence ATGGACAGAAAAAACAATTCAAGAATAAAAAGCTTAGAATTTATACTAAGAACAATGAGCTCTATAAAATTAAGAGACGCCGCCAATATACTAAGTGTATCTGAAATGACTTTAAGAAGAGATTTAAGTATTGAAGGATGCCCTTTAATTCTACTAGGTGGTCATATAGTCAGAACCCCTCAAAATCATCATGAGGCTAACTACCTTATTTTTGAACAAGAAACTAAGAATTTAAAGGAGAAAATGACTATAGGTAAAGCAGCAGCAGAACTTGTTGAAAATGGCGATGTTATTTTTTTTGATTGTGGTTCAACAATCCCTTTTATTGCATCACAAATAAAATCAGATATAAAATTTACTGCACTTTGTTGTTCTCTAAATACATTTACAATTTTGCAAGAAAAAAGTAATTGTGAAGTAATACTAGCAGGTGGTTCATACTCTAGTCACAACTCCTTTTTCACTCCAATTAATAACTCAGAAATAGAATCGATACTTACAACTAAAGCCTTTATTTCTGCGGCAGGAGTAAGCGATGAATATGGTGTTAGCTGCTTTGATTATGATGAAGCAAAAGTAAAAAAAGTAGCAATGAAAAAAAGTAGAAAAAATATATTGGTTTTTGATCATACAAAAATAAATCAAGTAAAAAAAGCATATATTGGAGATTTAAACCAATTCGATTTACTGATATGTGATAAAGAATTACCTAAAAATTTTTATGAGAAAAAATAA
- a CDS encoding PfkB family carbohydrate kinase, which produces MDIAVIGSNMVDLITYIDRMPKLGETIEAPSFKIGCGGKGANQAVAAAKLGSNVMMLTKVGDDLFADNTLKNFQRYSNIRAQNLQ; this is translated from the coding sequence ATGGATATTGCAGTTATTGGTTCAAATATGGTTGATCTGATTACATATATAGATCGGATGCCTAAGTTGGGTGAGACAATTGAAGCTCCTAGCTTCAAGATAGGATGTGGAGGTAAGGGTGCTAATCAAGCAGTAGCTGCTGCTAAGTTAGGATCGAATGTGATGATGTTAACAAAAGTTGGAGATGATTTGTTCGCTGATAACACACTAAAAAACTTTCAACGATATTCCAACATTCGAGCACAGAATTTGCAGTAA
- the rfaD gene encoding ADP-glyceromanno-heptose 6-epimerase yields the protein MIIVTGGAGFIGSNIVKALNDMGRKDILVVDNLKDGTKFINLVDLDIADYCDKEDFIASIIAGDDLGDIDAVFHEGACSATTEWDGKYIMHNNYEYSKELLHYCLDRQIPFLYASSAATYGDKTEFREEREFEGPLNVYGYSKFLFDQYVRAILPEAQSPVCGFRYFNVYGPREGHKGSMASVAFHLNNQILKGENPKLFAGSEHFRRDFVYVGDVAQVNIWCWQNGISGIFNCGTGNAESFAEVAKAVIKFHGKGAVETIPFPEHLKSRYQEYTQADLTKLRATGYDKPFKTVAEGVAEYMAWLNRK from the coding sequence ATGATTATCGTAACAGGTGGCGCCGGTTTTATCGGCAGTAATATCGTTAAAGCGCTAAACGATATGGGACGCAAAGATATTTTAGTGGTGGATAACTTAAAAGACGGGACTAAATTCATTAACTTAGTGGATCTTGATATCGCAGATTACTGTGATAAAGAAGACTTCATTGCGTCAATTATTGCCGGTGATGATTTAGGTGATATCGATGCAGTATTCCATGAAGGGGCTTGTTCAGCGACCACTGAATGGGACGGCAAATACATCATGCATAATAACTACGAATATTCAAAAGAGTTATTGCATTACTGTTTAGATCGTCAAATTCCGTTCTTGTATGCATCAAGTGCGGCAACTTATGGCGATAAAACTGAATTCCGTGAAGAGCGTGAATTTGAAGGCCCATTGAATGTGTACGGTTATTCTAAATTCTTATTCGACCAATATGTACGTGCAATTTTACCTGAAGCACAATCGCCAGTATGTGGTTTCCGTTATTTCAACGTGTATGGTCCGCGTGAAGGCCACAAAGGTTCAATGGCAAGTGTGGCATTCCACTTAAATAACCAAATCCTGAAAGGCGAAAATCCCAAATTATTTGCAGGCAGTGAACATTTCCGCCGTGATTTCGTTTATGTAGGTGATGTGGCTCAAGTCAACATTTGGTGCTGGCAAAATGGCATTTCGGGTATCTTCAACTGTGGTACCGGCAATGCCGAGTCTTTCGCAGAAGTGGCGAAAGCGGTAATTAAATTCCACGGCAAAGGCGCAGTGGAAACTATTCCATTCCCAGAGCATTTGAAATCTCGCTATCAAGAATATACGCAAGCAGATTTAACGAAACTTCGCGCAACTGGCTACGACAAACCATTTAAAACTGTCGCGGAAGGTGTGGCTGAATATATGGCTTGGTTGAATAGAAAATAA